A region from the Negativicoccus succinicivorans genome encodes:
- a CDS encoding MmgE/PrpD family protein yields the protein MDLTKQLAGYAAGLQYKDLAEETVQNAKKCILDWAGVCIRGSQETLIQILRAVLGQNIGADQATVLTSPLLRTAAWDAAFLNGAASHSLDFDDLHNASIIHLATVVVPPALAVTEAEHKSGRDLITAVVAGYEVGARVGETIIPESYYFWHTTGTAGIFGAAASAGRALGLNDRQMLHNLGTAGTQAAGLWEFVAEGAMSKPIHAGKASYAGVLSAYISARGFTGATHILEGEKGFCRALSPDPHWSKLTDGLGNGTFKIDENSFKPYACCKHAHAAIFAGTALREECDLGEMQEITVEVNDITDSLINNASPQTPYGCKFSIQYCLACALVYGEVGIEHFTPQGIEDTAIRDVMKKIKVERSAEIEQIKADDPTKLASRVRIVKTNEETLAKLVEYPKGDPANTMTIEEIRAKYDNLAAPVIGAKAAAEIAELILHLDTENAPGEVLQKIALRMK from the coding sequence ATGGACTTGACCAAACAGCTTGCAGGTTACGCGGCCGGGTTGCAATACAAAGACTTAGCGGAAGAGACCGTGCAGAATGCGAAAAAATGCATCTTGGATTGGGCGGGCGTCTGCATTCGCGGCTCGCAGGAAACGCTGATTCAAATTTTACGCGCGGTCTTGGGGCAAAATATCGGCGCAGATCAGGCGACGGTGCTGACTTCGCCGTTGCTGCGTACCGCCGCCTGGGATGCGGCGTTCTTAAACGGAGCGGCCTCGCACTCGCTTGACTTTGACGATTTGCATAACGCCTCTATTATTCACTTGGCGACGGTCGTCGTGCCGCCGGCGTTGGCGGTGACGGAAGCCGAGCACAAAAGCGGTCGGGATCTCATCACCGCGGTAGTGGCGGGTTACGAAGTCGGCGCCCGCGTCGGGGAAACGATCATTCCGGAATCGTACTATTTCTGGCACACGACGGGCACCGCGGGGATTTTCGGAGCGGCGGCCTCGGCAGGCCGCGCGCTTGGTTTAAATGACCGACAAATGCTGCACAACCTCGGCACTGCCGGCACGCAGGCGGCGGGGCTTTGGGAATTTGTGGCGGAAGGCGCGATGAGCAAACCGATTCACGCGGGCAAGGCCTCTTACGCGGGCGTTTTATCCGCCTATATTTCCGCCCGCGGTTTTACCGGCGCCACGCATATTTTGGAAGGCGAAAAGGGATTTTGCAGAGCGCTTTCCCCCGATCCGCATTGGAGTAAATTGACCGATGGCCTCGGCAACGGCACATTCAAAATTGACGAGAACTCGTTCAAACCGTATGCCTGCTGTAAGCACGCGCACGCCGCCATTTTCGCGGGCACTGCCTTACGCGAGGAATGCGATTTGGGAGAGATGCAGGAAATTACCGTGGAAGTCAATGATATTACGGACAGCCTGATCAATAATGCGTCGCCGCAAACACCGTACGGTTGCAAATTCAGCATTCAATACTGCCTGGCTTGCGCATTAGTCTACGGTGAAGTGGGCATCGAACATTTCACGCCGCAAGGGATCGAAGATACCGCTATTCGCGACGTGATGAAAAAAATCAAAGTGGAGCGTTCGGCGGAAATCGAACAAATCAAAGCGGACGATCCGACTAAGCTGGCATCCCGCGTACGCATTGTCAAAACGAACGAGGAGACTCTTGCAAAGCTCGTTGAATATCCGAAAGGGGACCCCGCCAACACCATGACGATTGAAGAAATTCGCGCGAAATATGACAACCTTGCCGCTCCGGTGATCGGCGCGAAAGCGGCGGCTGAAATCGCGGAACTTATTTTGCATCTTGATACGGAAAATGCTCCCGGTGAGGTGTTGCAAAAAATTGCGTTACGCATGAAGTAA